ACAGACCGCAGGTTGTTTTGCCTTCCGGAACCTTCTCCTTAACGACAGAGTAGGTATCTTTGTCGACAATGTAGTACGGAATATTGAGGCTTTCAAAATAGTCCGGCAGGATATGCTCAGGGAAACCCGGCTGCTTCTGATCAAGGTTTACTGCGACAACTTCAAACTTGATCGGTGCGGCTTTTTGAAGATTCAATAGGATATCTAACATCGCAAATGAATCTTTGCCACCACTGATGCATGCCATCACAACATCATTTTCTTCAATCATGTTGTAATCAATAATGGCATTACCAACATTCCTTCGAAGACGCTTCTGAAGTTTGTTGAACTCAAGTGTTTCTTTTCTAGTATCTGTTTGATTCATTGCGATTTCTCACACTACCGATAGTACCGGCTGTTGATTTCCTGATTGGATTTTCGTAAGGCGTGGATTATACGGATTTTTTAAGCCAGTTGAAATATTTGTCTGCGACAGAAGCTAGCGCTCGATACGGCCTGATATGCAACCAGTAATTCATACTGCGAGGGCTACGCACCACAAGCAACTCATGGCACCACTACTTCCGAGCGCGCCTAGTTACTCATCGGACTCTTTAGATTCTGATTGTTTTGAAAAAAAGCTTTTTATTATCATTGATTTATAGGGTCTTTACAAAAAAGCCGCATCAAACTGATACGGCTCTCTACTCTTTGACTACTAGGGCTATCGGTTACTTAAACAGGCCAATAAAGAAAAGCTTGATGTAATCAATCAAACGGCTGAACAGCCCACCTTTTTCAACGGATTCCAGCGCAACCAGAGGCACTTCAGCAACGTCTTTACCATCTACCTGGTAGAAAATCTTGCCGACAATTTCCCCTTCATTGATCGGTGCTGTCAACTCAGATGTCAGTTCTACGGAAGCCTTCATCTTGCTCACGTCACGGCGTGACAAGGTCACGTATGTATCTTCCATTGTGCCCAGCGAGATGGTATCAGTATTGCCCATCCACACTTTTTCTTTAATCAGCTCATCACCTTGTTTATGCGGAGAAACCGTTTGGAAGAAGCGGAAGCCATAATTCAGTAGCTGCTTACTTTCTGCCTCTCGGGCTTTCGGGCTGCTCGATCCCATTACAACCGAAATCAGACGCATGTCCCCTTCGGTTGCAGAGCTCGCAAGGCTGTAACCTGCCCCACCCGTATAGCCGGTTTTCATACCATCAACATTAAGGCTACGGTCACCTAGCAACCCATTGCGGTTTCGCTGAGTAATGTTGTTATAGGTAAACGACCTCTCGCTGTAGATTGAATAGATATTTGGCAAGTCATTAATCAAGGCCCGGCCCAGCAACGCGATATCATACGGTGTCGAATACAGCTTATCGCTATCAAGGCCGTGCGGGTTTGAAAAAGACGTGTTGTTCATATTGAGTTTTTTGGCCCAAGAGTTCATCAGGCTAACAAACGCCCCTTCTGAACCCGCAACATGCTCTGCAATGGCAACACTGGCATCGTTGCCTGATTGAACAATCAAGCCACGATACAAATCCATCATGTTAACC
This Photobacterium gaetbulicola Gung47 DNA region includes the following protein-coding sequences:
- a CDS encoding putative D-alanyl-D-alanine carboxypeptidase (COG1686) — encoded protein: MLGLDILLPMTPSTARKMKIQLKHTFRTLTAGTLCLSASAFAAPTVIPDAPILGAKGYVLMDYHTGQVLVEKNAHEQLNPASLTKLMTSYVAGQEMKSGNISEDDLVVISRNAWARNFPDSSKMFIEVNTEVNMMDLYRGLIVQSGNDASVAIAEHVAGSEGAFVSLMNSWAKKLNMNNTSFSNPHGLDSDKLYSTPYDIALLGRALINDLPNIYSIYSERSFTYNNITQRNRNGLLGDRSLNVDGMKTGYTGGAGYSLASSATEGDMRLISVVMGSSSPKAREAESKQLLNYGFRFFQTVSPHKQGDELIKEKVWMGNTDTISLGTMEDTYVTLSRRDVSKMKASVELTSELTAPINEGEIVGKIFYQVDGKDVAEVPLVALESVEKGGLFSRLIDYIKLFFIGLFK